The region ttttttttaaaaaaaataatatctgTGTATAAATGACTTATCTTTCAAAATTAAAGGTTTGACTTTAACAATATGATAAGGTAGGTAAGATGATAGTATTAAGGAAGTATAGAGTATAGATTGTTGGCGCCTATCACTGAGATCCTTAATATTCCAATGATTAAGTAActtcttaaaacaataaaatcattGGGTCATGCCTATGAAAAGCAAGGATGGTATTTTgtggtttgctttgttttttgccTCAAAAGAGAGATTGTATTGTGAGCTGATtattgaaaggaaaatgaaaagtttctttgaagaaatttaaAGAACAGACATAAAATCCAAGGGAAGTATCAGAAAGATTATGAAGTACACAGCAAAGCATCTCTTGAAAGCCAGTCACTCTGTCCCTTGCTTTTAAACTTATATAAACTTCTTAACAATATGTAAGGTAGGTGATACatatcccattttataaatgaaggtgCTGAAGCTCAGGAAGAATAAGATCCTATAGCTGGTTAGGGAAGTTAGATAACATACACAGAACTTCTGTCAAAGCCTGGTGTACTTTAATCTCATTTCATGGTGTAACATTGTCAAGTTAGTTAGTGATGAAACACATTGACTTTTCCCCCTTTGCTTGGCAACAGTGAACAGTGATTCTTCTTTGCCAGGCTCCATTATGTACAGTGGACAAGGGAATAGTGAACTGGACAGGCTGGTATATGGCTAGTGGGCTGTCATTTGTATAAACTTTCTTGAGGGGGCATTTTCAGTATGTATTTGTAACCTTAAATTTATACCCTTTGACCCATATTAGTTTCCCTTCTAATAACTAATTTTAAGGACATAAGAATGTGTACAAATTGTACAGAATATTCTCCAGAGACCTTTTAAtattagccaaaaaaaaaagagaaacacttCACATGTCAACTAGGGAAATGATTGTAGGTGATGGAATATCTATAAGAAGGAAAATCATgtcatttttcaaaatctttttttaacAAGGAGAAATGCTCACAGTATAGTCTTGAGTGAGGGAAAAAGCAGTATACAAAACTATATATAGTAAAATACcaatttcataaaaatgtaatCTAGATTATAATCTGGCATTCTCTTTCATTCCATTTTCCTGTAGGAAACAGAAGGCACATTTAAAATAGGATTATTCTGGAGGGTGAGGGGTGCTTAAAAGGATTGTTTACAAAGATAGGAACAGTTTAGAGGAAAACCACAAGGAATACTGTTGTATTCTGAGTCTAGAAATAGTCTGAGCTGTTGCCACCTGAAGGGCCAGAGGATAAGGGGAGAGAGTCATTAAGAGAGGGCCACcttcctggaagatgactggttagccagagacgggtaagattcctcaagggaggaacaacctaagacaggcacagtcgcagggggccatctggtgagaaaatggggagcagtagaggtgaggcttagaacctcccccctcatgttctgagagaaatcttctgcatacatggatgtttattgccctcgtctagctcggattaacacatagtctacaggcacacacctgatcatctacatttgctctcttacaacactaaactctgttttctacctttatctcgtatctacctaccacttcagcattttattaaaaataataataatagagaaatgtggtatccacatataaatcaagtttaaaaatcaaatgaatattcatatttgaactgactgtttatagttcataatgcatgaacaaaaccgaaagcttctgtgatgactgcccttgcactgttcaccatgtaacttattcattatgtaagaatttgtactccatgtaagaacttgctcgttatgcatcagaagattggagactgacgaaaattaggcttggggtggattaatgattgtgcattgagtattgacccccctatacagaaatttattgttgttaacaactatttgatcaataaatatgagagatgccctcacaaaaaaaaaatatatatatatatatatatatatatataaacagacttccaattgtaaaataaataagtaaccgggatgtaatgtatagcataaggaatatagtcaaaatattgtaacaacttggtatggtgatagctggtacctagaattatcatgtatataaatgttgaatcactgtgttgtacatctgaaactaatgtaatgtaatactgtgtgtcaactacccttcaataaaaaaataaaataaaataaaataaaataaaaaaagagagggcCACCTTGAGTGGATCTGTGACCTTCAGTCGAGGAACAcagcctgcccaaagcaatcaacCCAAAGCAACCCCGTAGGGAGGGAGCTGAATGAGTTCTTCCATCCCTCTGATCTCCTGCCAGGGGCTCCCACCAGCCCCCGTAAACTGGAGGCTAGATGGCAAGGTCAGGCTTCTGGGCCAGAACATGGTAGAGATGTATACATGCACAGTGTATCTGCAAAGGCAACAAGATATTCGGGATACAGTAATTGAACAATTATATGTTGAAAGCCTACATATCTCTTTAATATGACTGTTTGTGACATCTATGTTTATATGTGACTCAAAGCTAGAACTTTGTTCTCACCTAACTTTGTGTATCCTTTACTGTAGTGAATGATGGATTGGAGCTGAGACCAAAATATAAAGGAATTTTGCATTGCCTGACTACCATTTGGAAACTTGATGGACTACGAGGACTTTACCAAGGAGTAACCCCAAATGTGTGGGGTGCAGGTTTATCCTGGGGACTCTACTTTTTCTTGTGAGTAGATCTAAGAGAGTTACGATATTAAATAAAaggaatttttgtttttagtgaTCTTTACATATCAGTTAATGAGGCAGGATGAGTAATTTAATCAGTTTCTCTGAATTGGAAGGGTCAGAAAGAGCAAAATAGCTTATTTGTTCCATTCTGTCAGCTATTAAAGGCAAGTGGTCTTTAAGAAAGTTCTTAATAGGAAGAAAGTGAAAGGATGAGATGGAAAAACACTCTTACAGAAGCCATTTCTGTGAGATGAATTCAGGAAGATGCCTTACCaaaatataattgatacataATAAAGTTGGAAAAGCAGAAGAGGACAGATCTTGGGGCCTTCATGAGCACATATGCCACAGGAGATCCCTCTTGAGCACAGAAAGTAAAGTAAAAGCCATTGCATGGTTGAAAGAGTTTGAGACACGTTCCTTCTTACCTCTTATTTGACCTGCTCCATCACCTTCCGAGCTCATTCATTTCCTTATCTCGTCACCTATCCAGTGTCATTGGATGTTTTTGTGTGCTTGCTGAAGAAGCCAGGAAGAGCCAGTGGCAGGCACATTCAGCTGACTATTAAAAGAGCTTGGGAACAAAGATCCTTGTACTGCAGTGGAGGAACATGTGCTGCCCTGACCATGCCTCTAATGTTTTAAACTGAATCCATGAGTGGAGagagctttctttgttttgatagaTGGCACTTTAAGGAAAACATCAATACCTGATatatttgcttttttctcttttgtgtcctatattttactttgtttctcacagttttaTGGCGGCATCCAAACCAATCTTAAAGTGTTTTTTAAgtggaagtaaaataaaattcagcCTTAGTATTGTTCAGAtatgtgttttcttattttcagttCTAAAACATACTTAGATGGGTGAAACTGTATGCATAAAATCCATCCCATTATGAATTTCAGAGTTGTGTAGGTTCTCCAAGGAAGAGTCTGTAAGACAACACATCAGAATATAAGTTCCATGTGATGAGACTCTTACAATAAAACAGTGTACTTGTTTcatgtttcagtggcattaatAAAGTTTGGAAGGATTTCTTTAGTTGGGgtcttctaagagaaaagtaaaaattgGAGTTAGAAGAAAGAAGCTGGTATGACTCCCCTGCTGAGGAACATTTACTGGCCCACCATTTTCTGCCAGATAAAACCCAAATATCAGACTACCACTCAAATGTGGCTCAGTTTTCCTTGTCTTCTCATCCACCCTTGTTATTTTAACTTTTGCTCACGCTCATGTTTCCTTATTGAAGCTGTACCTGTCTCTCCATACCCAGCTCAATGTCCCCTCCTACACAAAGCCTTCTGTGATTTCTGTGATAGTGTCTCAGTCTCTTACAATACTGTCCTGTGTTTATTATGATCATGTGCTGCTTATGGTCCTTGTTAGTCTGTTAGGAAGGAGCCTTTGAGTGTTCTATCAGAATTGCCAACCATAGGACCTGAACATAGGTGTTCAGCACATATTAGTTAGgtgtctttttttgtttcttttgcctcGTCTGCCCAGTCATACCACCATTACAACCTCCCTCTCCCAGTTTTCCTATCTCTTGTTTTTAATAATTGATTAGTGTGTGATTACaatattttacatatgtaattGCTAGCACTAGGTGGGGAGAGCAGCATAATCTTACAATAAACCATTTCCAGCAAATCCATTCTTGAAAAAGGTCTTATTTGTAGTTGCATTATACACTGACTTTTACTTTTGGGTACTGTTATATTAAGttacacacattttaaaacagaCTTTACTGCTTTATGACAcctattcaaatatttattaaactattCATGTTTAATTCTTTTAGTTATAATGCCATCAAATCATATAAGACAGAAGGAAGAGCTGAACGTTTAGAGGCAATGGAATACCTTGTTTCAGCTGCTGAAGCTGGTAAGGCAGTGTATGAAATGTAACATGTCAACTTCCAATctgattttcacttttttattttgtctttttgcctTTGAATACCAGAGTTTAAATATGCTCATCTAACTATACTAATCAGTTATCCCATGAAATTTCTtagaaagcagatactccaattGATTACTCTGAATAGatttcaataattttatttatcagAAGGAGAAGTAAAATTTGGAAAAGTTACGAATCCCTAATAGTTGAAGATGATTCGGTATAGTGTTTATTCAATTAAAGTAAATTTCAGTTTTCATGTTAGACAATTTAGTATTCTTAATTTCCTCATGTATGTATAATATTCAGAAGGGAAAAACAAAGTAGAACCCATAAGTCTCTATAACTCATCCTTTGATACCTTGTTTACTGATAGTTCTTGCCTTAAAAAAACaatcttactcattttttaataccTAGCCACTAACAGAGACCTGAATCAGAACAGGACTGAGTATTGTTGAATAAAAGACTGTTAGGAAACTCAGCAAGTGAAAAACTTAACTAGATGAACTTTTTTTTACAAAGTTATCACTTTCTATAATGAATATAATGTTTTATTGCTTAGTTCTTTAATTTTTGAAGTGTAGTAGCTACTTTGAATGGATTTGAGGAAGATTAGAGCCAAGTTGGGGTGGAGATATGTGTGCCTGTGCACTGATAATCAATATGTAGGATTCCTGGTTCTTTCCCCCTCATCTTCAGCCCCTCTGGGTTAGGCTTTGCCCTACACCTCAGCATCTCTAGCTCCTTACAGGAGGTGGCCTCCCAGGATTTCTCTCTGGTCTCTACACTGATCCCCATAGTTTATGGGCCAGCAGATATTTGCTATCTTCCCATCTCAAAGGTCAAGTGTTTCACACTTCCATCATCCTTTTAATTTACCTCTCACTAATCACCCTGAAGATCTTTTTAGGACATCAAACTATGTCTACCTTTTAACCTAAAATCACATCTCACTGTTGGAGGGATAGGCCCTGGGAAACCCCATTCTTTTTATCAATGGACTGTTCTTAATTTGGATTGTCATAAGTGAGAAAGTACCTGTATGCTGAGTAATCTTACTTAAATCTGATTTTAGGTGCCATGACCCTCTGCATTACAAATCCATTGTGGGTAACAAAAACTCGCCTTATGTTACAGTATGATGGTGTTGTTAACCCCCCACAGCGACAATATAAAGGAATGTTTGATACACTTGTGAAAATATATAAGTATGAAGGTGTACGTGGATTATATAAGGTAATGAATTATTATCAGTGTATTTTGAATTACTGACCATTGTAATTTCCCTTGGCTCTACTGTCTGAATGACCTGTCATCAGTCATAAAAATAAGCCAAATGAAGGCACAAGATAGTTTGATGAAAattgaaatctagtttacaatattgaaattgtactttAAGCTGTTTATCTTCATTCCCATAAGATGTATCATCATGACACTGGTGTGTGTGAGAAGGACTGTCTAAAACTTGGTTGAGTAACCGTTTCATTAAGTCTTACGTTTAGGTCACCCAGTCCTTACTCCCCTCCCTGGAAGATGTGGTCTCTTTGGGTACTTACTTAGTTtagctctttctttctttttttacattgttCCCTTTCAGGGATTCATTCCTGGGCTGCTTGGAACATCACATGGTGCCCTTCAGTTTATGGCATATGAATTGTTGAAGTTGAAATACAACCAGCATACCAATAGATTACCAGAAGCCCAGTTGgtaaggagatttttttttttaatgatatcatTTACTTTTATGGGCGGTTAATAGAAGTTTTGTCACATTTACTTTGGTGGGTAGTTCTATCATGATGATTACTGTGTCtgtcactttttaaatatatacttaaatattttgtAGGCTAATGACACACATGTTAAAAAATGGAACCCCTTTTTTGCACAGAGCTTGTGTTAAGGAAGGATACAATATTTTTCACTTACAAATCCACTAAAATGTTTGTTTTCCtatataatttttactttaatatttttaaaggaatcctGTCTAAAGAAGCAAATGTTTTGCATTGTCATTTTAGAGCACAGTAGAATATATATCTGTTGCAGCACTATCCAAAATATTTGCTGTAGCAGCAACGTACCCATATCAAGTTGTGAGAGCTCGTCTTCAGGATCAACACATGTCCTACAATGGTGTATTGGATGTaatcacaaagacatggaggtgAGAGCATATTTGTCAAAATGGCTCTTAGGAGCTACCTTGCAAATCGTAAACTACCCAGttgacattgtttttttttttaaattaaagtatcattgataaacaatcttatgaaggtttcacatgaacaacatagtGGTTtcgacattcacccatattgtcaagtcctcaccccccctactgcagtcactgtccatcagcatagtaagatgctacagagtcattacttgtcttctccatgctgtgctgctTTCTTGAGACCTACCTACattgagtgctaattatagtgccccttcattcccttctccctccctccccacccaccttcccaatccttccctttggtaactgctagtcccttcttcaagtctgtgagtctgctgctgttttgttccttcagttttgttttgctgttatactccacaaataagtgaaaacatctggtacttgtctttctctgcccggcatatttcactgagcataataccctctagcctccatccatgttcttacaaatgacaggatttatttccttatggctgagtattattccattgtgtatatataccacatcttctttatccattcatctactgatggatgcttaagttgcttccatatcttggctattgtcaatagagctgcaataaatacaagggtgcatatatctttttgaatcaggaatcttgttttctggaaaattcctaggagtggaattcctgggtcaagtggtatttctatttttagtttttttgaggaacctccatattgctttccacaatggttgaactaa is a window of Manis pentadactyla isolate mManPen7 chromosome 3, mManPen7.hap1, whole genome shotgun sequence DNA encoding:
- the SLC25A32 gene encoding mitochondrial folate transporter/carrier isoform X1, which translates into the protein MTGQGQSASGSSTWSTIFRHVRYETLVAGVSGGVLSNLALHPLDLVKIRFAVNDGLELRPKYKGILHCLTTIWKLDGLRGLYQGVTPNVWGAGLSWGLYFFFYNAIKSYKTEGRAERLEAMEYLVSAAEAGAMTLCITNPLWVTKTRLMLQYDGVVNPPQRQYKGMFDTLVKIYKYEGVRGLYKGFIPGLLGTSHGALQFMAYELLKLKYNQHTNRLPEAQLSTVEYISVAALSKIFAVAATYPYQVVRARLQDQHMSYNGVLDVITKTWRKEGIGGFYKGIAPNLIRVTPACCITFVVYENVSHFLLDLREKKK
- the SLC25A32 gene encoding mitochondrial folate transporter/carrier isoform X2, whose product is MTGQGQSASGSSTWSTIFRHVRYETLVAGVSGGVLSNLALHPLDLVKIRFAVNDGLELRPKYKGILHCLTTIWKLDGLRGLYQGVTPNVWGAGLSWGLYFFFYNAIKSYKTEGRAERLEAMEYLVSAAEAGAMTLCITNPLWVTKTRLMLQYDGVVNPPQRQYKGMFDTLVKIYKYEGVRGLYKGFIPGLLGTSHGALQFMAYELLKLKYNQHTNRLPEAQLSTVEYISVAALSKIFAVAATYPYQVVRARLQDQHMSYNGVLDVITKTWRRHRWILQRNRPQFD